A region of the Polaribacter sp. L3A8 genome:
AGATAAAGTAAAATCATCAGAAAGTCTTTTTAGCATTGGTAATGGTGCCATGGGACAAAGAGCAAATTTTGAAGAACAATATAGCGGAGAAACTTTTCAAGGAAGTTATATTGCAGGGGTTTATTATCCAGATAAAACACGTGTTGGATGGTGGAAAAACGGATATCCAGAGTATTTTGCAAAAGTGTTGAATGCGCCAAACTGGATTGGTATTAACGTGCTAATCAATGATGAAAAATTAGATTTACATACGTGTAAAGAAGTTTCAGAATTTAAAAGAGAACTTAACATGAAAGAAGGTTGGTTGTCTAGAAGTTTTGAAGCTGTTTTACAAAACGGAATCAAAATTAAAGTAGATACCAAACGTTTTTTAAGTTTAGAGTTAGATGAAATTGGAGCTATCAAATACAACGTAACTCCTTTAAATTCGGATGCTAAAATTACTTATATTCCTTATATAGATGCTGGTATTACTAATGAAGATACCAATTGGGATGACCAGTTTTGGGATGTTTTAGAGGTTTCTAAAAACGACAAACAATCTTATATTCAGTCTAGAACCATGAAAACGCACTTTTATACGTGTACTTTTATGGAATCTCGTTTGTTTGTAAATAATGTAGAGGTTGCTGCAGAGAGTAAGAATGAGCAAACAGAAAATATTATTTCTTACGTTTACGAACAAGAAATAAAACAAAACCAAACCTATACCATTCATAAATTTGGTGGTTATGTGGTAGATAGAGATCATGAAAAAGACCAATTAGTTACAGCTGCAAAAAAGGCTTTAGACAAAGCGGTAAGTATTGGTTTTGATGCCTTGTTAGAAATGCAAAAGCAATCTTGGGCACAAATATGGAACATGTCTGACATTACCATAGAGGGCGATGTAAAAGCACAACAAGGAATTCGTTTTAATATTTTTCAACTAAACCAAACCTATTTAGGTACCGATGCTACGTTAAATATTGGGCCAAAAGGGTTTACTGGAGAAAAATATGGAGGAAGTACGTATTGGGATACAGAAGCGTATTGTATTCCTTTTTACATGGCAACCAAAGATCAATCTGTAGCAAGAACGTTGTTGGAATACAGATATAAACATTTAGACAAAGCAATAGAAAATGCGGCTAAACTTGGTTTTACAAACGGAGCAGCATTATACCCAATGGTAACTATGAATGGTGAAGAATGCCATAACGAATGGGAAATTACCTTTGAAGAAATTCATAGAAACGGAGCCATCTCTTTTGCGATTTTTAACTATTACCGCTTTACGGATGATTATTCTTACATTCCAGAAAAAGGATTGGAAGTTTTAATAGGTATTGCTCGTTTTTGGCAACAAAGAGCTACTTTTTCTTCGGATAAAAATAAATTTATGATTTTGGGTGTAACCGGTCCGAATGAATATGAGAACAACATCAACAATAATTTTTATACCAATTACATTGCAAAATGGTGTATCAATTATGCGTTAGAAAATATAGAAATTGTAAAAACAGCACATGTAGCTGATTATAACAGAATCAAAGAAAAAGTAAATTTCTCTTATGA
Encoded here:
- a CDS encoding glycoside hydrolase family 65 protein produces the protein MNQDYIIPNEWSIIEEGFNSDKVKSSESLFSIGNGAMGQRANFEEQYSGETFQGSYIAGVYYPDKTRVGWWKNGYPEYFAKVLNAPNWIGINVLINDEKLDLHTCKEVSEFKRELNMKEGWLSRSFEAVLQNGIKIKVDTKRFLSLELDEIGAIKYNVTPLNSDAKITYIPYIDAGITNEDTNWDDQFWDVLEVSKNDKQSYIQSRTMKTHFYTCTFMESRLFVNNVEVAAESKNEQTENIISYVYEQEIKQNQTYTIHKFGGYVVDRDHEKDQLVTAAKKALDKAVSIGFDALLEMQKQSWAQIWNMSDITIEGDVKAQQGIRFNIFQLNQTYLGTDATLNIGPKGFTGEKYGGSTYWDTEAYCIPFYMATKDQSVARTLLEYRYKHLDKAIENAAKLGFTNGAALYPMVTMNGEECHNEWEITFEEIHRNGAISFAIFNYYRFTDDYSYIPEKGLEVLIGIARFWQQRATFSSDKNKFMILGVTGPNEYENNINNNFYTNYIAKWCINYALENIEIVKTAHVADYNRIKEKVNFSYDELTKWKNVADNMYFPFSEKHNVYLQQDGFLDKELITVANLDKSQRPINQKWSWDRILRSPYIKQADTLQGFYMFENDFSTEELERHFDFYEPFTVHESSLSPCVHSIQAAKLDRMEQAYTFYLRTSRLDLDDYNHEVEEGLHITSMAGTWMSIVEGFGGMRVQNNTLSFAPKIPKEWNSYSFKVNFRHTMITVNVSQKGTEFEVDGTSIISLLVNGEQITVSPKK